In Aphanothece sacrum FPU1, a single window of DNA contains:
- a CDS encoding helix-turn-helix domain-containing protein, with product MKQDTREVNKPLKDLIEERGYTQKSFAEALGLAYSTVKFYVARQKTPGTDITAKMCVLLEKSPKQVMTALGIDVSGIPDDKTESLKPSNPLAITRANCSMCSLNCFKRSRSRICSLKTFVLKR from the coding sequence ATGAAACAAGATACACGAGAGGTTAATAAACCATTGAAAGACTTGATCGAAGAACGCGGTTACACTCAAAAGTCTTTTGCTGAGGCCTTGGGTTTGGCTTACTCAACGGTTAAATTTTATGTGGCCAGGCAAAAAACGCCTGGAACCGATATAACCGCAAAAATGTGCGTTCTTCTAGAGAAATCACCAAAACAGGTAATGACTGCTTTGGGTATTGATGTGTCAGGCATCCCAGACGATAAGACGGAAAGTCTAAAACCGTCAAACCCCTTGGCCATAACTAGGGCTAACTGTTCCATGTGTTCCCTAAATTGTTTTAAGCGATCGCGATCGCGGATTTGTTCCCTAAAAACATTTGTCCTGAAAAGGTAA